The genomic stretch TGAAACTACTGAGCTTCATAGGGTTAGACATctctttttcaaccaaatagcttcGTATCATGGGGTCACGCatggtgacaattcggaaattcaaaatgctgaattttcgaaaagaaagacgtcacggaactggaaacttggaaaaagatttatttctacctcctttagataaaaattcagaagaccttgcgatttttattttagaatttaatgaTGTCAATGTGAAAAACCATCAATTGTTTCCTTTTCTCTGTCGAGGAGGTCCAGTTTGGGGTCCAGTTTGGGGTTCACGTCTTGTACCGTCCCTGTTCAAGATGTATTAAAATGTCCCTTCAATTCCATGCACGAACTGTCGTTAAATTACCGCCTTTATAACTGAACATCTCCGatcccttcccctcggcagcatttctgtcatttaggtaaactagttaatGAGTTTATTGCCTactgttatttctttttctcttcgttAGAGTTTTGAGACTTCCAGTTGCCTTCAGCGAGTATGGAAAATCTTGTAGCATCCGCGCTGTTATTAGCAAGCATATTTGTCGTTGAATGTTCAGGAGCCTGTGGTAACCAATCCTGTATTGGTGGAGAATGTACCAGTCTCAATAGATGCAATGACGATTGCATTCGGGGAGGGTGCAATTTGGATTGTACCTCATCTGTCAGGGAGTGCACCCAAGATTGCATATGGGGAGGCTGCATCGCCAAAAGTGATTCCGAGATATTCAATCAGGATTGCGCCTGGGGAGGATGCAGTATTGCATGCTCGTCAAATGCAAAACAGTGCAATCAAAGTTGCTCAAGAGGCGGGTGCAATTCAACATGTGATGCCGAGAAATGCCAGCAGGAGTGCAGCACAGGAGAAGGGTGCAACATGACATGCTTATCAAGTGGAAAGGAATGTATCCAAGATTGTTCTGCAGGAGGGTGCCATTTGGAATGTAACTCCCCTGTAGGGAAGTGCACCCAAGATTGCCCCTGGGGAGGTTGCAACGCCAATAGTGATTCCGAGATATTCAATCAGGATTGCGCCTGGGGAGGATGCAGTATTGTATGCTCGTCAAATGCAAAACAGTGCAATCAAAGTTGCTCAAGAGGCGGGTGCAATTCAACATGTGATGCCGAGAAATGCCAGCAGGAGTGCAGCACAGGAGAAGGGTGCAACATGACATGCTTATCAAGTGGAAAGGAATGTATCCAAGATTGTTCTGCAGGAGGGTGCCATTTGGAATGTAACTCCCCTGTAGGGAAGTGCACCCAAGATTGCTCCTGGGGAGGTTGCAACGCCAATAGTGATTCCGAGATATTCAATCAGGATTGCGCCTGGGGAGGATGCAGTATTGCATGTTCGTCAAATGCAAAACAGTGCAATCAAAGTTGCACTAGAGGCGGGTGCAATTCAACATGTGATGCCGAGAAATGCCAGCAGGAGTGCAGCATAGGAAAAGCGTGCAACATGACATGCTTATCAAGTGGAAAGAAATGTATCCAAGATTGTTCTACAGGAGGGTGCCATTTGGAATGTAACTCCCCTGTAGGGAAGTGCACCCAAGATTGCACCGGGGGAGGCTGCATCGCCAATATCAATTCCGAGATGTTCGACCAGGATTGCACTGGGGGAGGATGCAATATTGCATGTTCGTCAAATGCAAAACAGTGCGATCAAAGTTGCGCAGGAGGCAGGTGCAATTCAGAATGTGAAGCCGAGAAATGCCAACAGGATTGTTCTGGGGAAAGTGCAACATGACATGCTTATCAAGTGGAAAGAAATGTATCCAAGATTGTTCTACAGGAGGGTGCCATTTGGAATGTAACTCCCCTGTAGGGAAGTGCACCCAAGATTGCACCGGGGGAGGCTGCATCGCCAATATCAATTCCGAGATGTTCGACCAGGATTGCACTGGGGGAGGATGCAATATTGCATGTTCGTCAAATGCAAAACAGTGCGATCAAAGTTGCGCAGGAGGCAGGTGCAATTCAGAATGTGAAGCCGAGAAATGCCAACAGGATTGTTCTGGGGGAGGGTGCAACATGGCATGCTTATCAAGTGGAAAGGAATGCATCCAAGATTGTCCTGGAGGAAGGTGCGAAATGTCCTGTGCATCAAATGTAGACCAATGCACTCAAAATTGCCTTGGGGGAGGGTGCGTCTTTCGATGCTCCGCCAAAAAGTGCACGTTAAAATGTCCTGGAGGCTCATGCAAAAGATCTGCTGGCATTAACCTACATGCTGGCTTTTGTATCCTAGTATTCTGGGTCTTTGGTTTTGTGGCAGTTTTTGAAGCCTTCTAAGACAATTCCAGTGGATACTAAAACAGTTCTACTTTCGGTAGTTGATAAAGTCTGCATAGCTGGATAGAATAGATAGGTTAGATTAAGGAAGGAAACTTATATTCATTCTACTTCACTAGATTACGTGTTGTATTCGATGCTGATGTCGCtcgtactttcaaacttgtctgCTGTAAATGTcgtagattaataatttagttagatgttcttattaattttttttttagaaattaccAGCGGGAGGGATTGGTACAGTTAGTTTTTATGTGCATTGTGTGGGTTGGGTTGGGTTGGGTGGGGGATACACCTTGTAGGAGGTACACCTTCTATTGTGTTGCCGCCTGCCTTTGTTGGCaaattgattaaataaataataaataaataaataaattaatgtgGCATGTAAGAATATGCAAGCTGAGACAGAGGAAAACCCATCGAAATCACGAAAGGCGAAAATTTCACAGCACTATAATAATATCATcaccattttttaatttcgcgCTACTAGAACGTCTAAAAATGCAACTATCGCAGAGACTCCGTCCCGTGTTTCAAATCATCTACTGAGGTTATAGGAAATAACGATAGGTGAATTGTGTAACCAGGCCTAAATCTTCTTCTGTCCACTTGTATCGGAATGAACATTGCTCGGAAGTGCTAAAGTCATGTAAAAACCTTTGAGTAAATTAGCATCCCTGGCAA from Montipora capricornis isolate CH-2021 chromosome 12, ASM3666992v2, whole genome shotgun sequence encodes the following:
- the LOC138026609 gene encoding keratin-associated protein 5-1-like, encoding MENLVASALLLASIFVVECSGACGNQSCIGGECTSLNRCNDDCIRGGCNLDCTSSVRECTQDCIWGGCIAKSDSEIFNQDCAWGGCSIACSSNAKQCNQSCSRGGCNSTCDAEKCQQECSTGEGCNMTCLSSGKECIQDCSAGGCHLECNSPVGKCTQDCPWGGCNANSDSEIFNQDCAWGGCSIVCSSNAKQCNQSCSRGGCNSTCDAEKCQQECSTGEGCNMTCLSSGKECIQDCSAGGCHLECNSPVGKCTQDCSWGGCNANSDSEIFNQDCAWGGCSIACSSNAKQCNQSCTRGGCNSTCDAEKCQQECSIGKACNMTCLSSGKKCIQDCSTGGCHLECNSPVGKCTQDCTGGGCIANINSEMFDQDCTGGGCNIACSSNAKQCDQSCAGGRCNSECEAEKCQQDCSGESAT